One genomic segment of Prosthecobacter fusiformis includes these proteins:
- a CDS encoding DUF3419 family protein has product MVVRTPPKTHLTQRAHDAIFSRVHGGNLVYNTCWEDPRLDREMLDLKADSRMVMITSAGCNALDYLLDGPAEIHAVDMNPRQNALLQLKIAMIRRGDQEDLFRLFGEGSHPGFKGLLNELDGQMHPFASEYWKAKHYYFQSSPLNPSFYYRGTAGQMAWIALQTFLRSPRVRDYVDAMLHVQNLDEQKRLYEHVKPALWNGLVSWLVRQPMAMTMLGVPRAQIRLIETQFPGGLTGFIQSKLAHVLTEVPFQDNYFWRAYLTGHYTRSCCPNYLKEEHQPMLQSLSSRITTHSTTVANFLRENPAAYSHYVLLDHQDWLAAHKPQALAEEWQLILENSRPGTRILMRSASPVIDFIPESALQRLRLNQPLADALHLQDRVGTYGCTLLADVIA; this is encoded by the coding sequence ATGGTCGTACGCACCCCTCCCAAAACCCATCTGACACAACGGGCTCATGATGCCATCTTCAGCCGGGTCCATGGTGGCAATCTAGTTTACAACACCTGCTGGGAGGATCCACGGCTGGACCGCGAGATGCTGGATCTGAAGGCGGACAGCCGAATGGTGATGATCACCAGCGCGGGCTGCAATGCGCTGGATTATCTGCTGGATGGCCCGGCGGAGATCCATGCGGTGGACATGAACCCCCGCCAGAATGCGCTGCTACAATTGAAGATCGCCATGATCCGGCGTGGGGATCAGGAGGATCTATTTCGTCTCTTTGGCGAGGGTTCACATCCGGGATTCAAAGGCTTGCTGAACGAACTGGATGGGCAGATGCATCCCTTTGCCAGCGAGTATTGGAAGGCGAAGCATTATTACTTTCAGAGTTCGCCCCTGAACCCTTCGTTTTATTATCGTGGCACTGCCGGGCAGATGGCGTGGATCGCTTTGCAGACCTTCCTGCGCAGCCCACGTGTGCGGGACTATGTGGACGCGATGCTGCATGTGCAGAATCTGGATGAGCAAAAACGCCTGTATGAACATGTGAAACCGGCGCTGTGGAATGGCCTGGTATCCTGGCTGGTGCGGCAGCCGATGGCGATGACGATGCTGGGGGTGCCGAGGGCGCAGATCCGCCTCATTGAGACGCAGTTCCCAGGCGGACTCACGGGTTTCATTCAATCAAAGCTGGCCCATGTGCTGACGGAGGTGCCGTTTCAAGATAACTACTTTTGGCGGGCCTACCTAACCGGACATTATACACGGTCCTGCTGTCCAAACTATCTGAAAGAGGAGCATCAGCCGATGCTGCAATCCCTCAGCAGCCGCATCACCACGCACAGCACCACGGTGGCCAATTTCCTGCGCGAAAACCCGGCTGCTTATTCTCACTATGTGCTGCTGGATCATCAGGACTGGCTGGCGGCGCACAAGCCCCAAGCGCTGGCGGAGGAGTGGCAGCTCATTCTGGAAAACAGCCGTCCAGGGACACGCATCCTCATGCGCTCGGCCAGCCCAGTGATCGATTTCATCCCGGAGAGCGCGCTTCAGCGCCTGCGCCTGAACCAACCCCTGGCGGATGCCCTGCACCTGCAGGACCGCGTGGGCACTTATGGATGCACCCTTTTGGCAGACGTTATCGCATGA
- a CDS encoding ABC1 kinase family protein translates to MKIEPLARLERHAKRLGEIATVLGKYGLADLFGGFDYPWLINRLRSADGQVLSDLTTPARVRMAMTELGTTFIKLGQMLSTRPDLVGAEMATELSELQSNVPAESVESARAILLADLGLPLEELYAEFDTVPLAAASIAQVYAARLHSGEQVVVKIRRGGIEAKSTTDLEIVQAMAELLEKHSPALRPYQPVAIVRQFRKALLREMDFTYEKRNIDEFTQHFLDEPNVRIPRVYADLCSHQIITMERLDGISGTDIVAMKASGENLDEFARRGANMYLEMVFRDGFYHADPHPGNLMLLPGCVVGVIDCGQVGRIDDELRDEVETLLLAIVEHDSTQVTEQVLRLGSVPPDFNRERLRTDLDDFMADYVGHPLSEINVGHALTSLIEIIRRYHITLPPPLAVLLKTIIVLEGTSRRFSPDVSLAELMQPFCQRMILRRLSPKRLVRRARRTYRDWDRLLSSLPRDMADLLARFRDGTLTVHLDHRHLDPIINRLVLGVLTAAIFLGSSQLWSSEAKPLLWGVSIFGALGYVISVYLGWRLMRAIRKSGNISSKD, encoded by the coding sequence ATGAAGATCGAACCGCTCGCCCGATTGGAACGCCATGCGAAACGCCTGGGCGAAATCGCCACCGTGCTGGGCAAGTACGGACTGGCCGATCTCTTCGGCGGCTTTGATTATCCCTGGCTGATCAACCGTCTGCGCAGTGCGGACGGACAGGTGCTTTCCGACCTGACGACGCCCGCCCGTGTGCGCATGGCGATGACGGAACTGGGCACCACCTTTATCAAGCTGGGCCAGATGTTGAGCACCCGGCCAGACCTGGTGGGAGCAGAGATGGCGACCGAACTCTCCGAGCTTCAATCCAATGTGCCAGCAGAGTCTGTGGAATCTGCCCGGGCCATCCTGCTGGCGGATCTGGGCCTGCCGCTGGAGGAGCTGTATGCGGAATTTGATACGGTTCCGCTGGCGGCGGCTTCCATCGCCCAGGTCTATGCAGCGCGATTGCATAGCGGGGAACAGGTGGTGGTCAAGATCCGCCGGGGAGGCATTGAGGCGAAGAGCACGACAGATTTGGAAATCGTCCAAGCGATGGCGGAGCTGCTGGAAAAGCATTCTCCTGCCCTTCGACCGTACCAGCCGGTGGCCATCGTGCGGCAGTTCCGCAAGGCGCTGCTGCGGGAGATGGACTTCACGTATGAGAAGCGGAACATTGATGAATTCACCCAGCACTTTTTGGATGAACCGAATGTGCGCATCCCGAGGGTTTACGCGGATCTGTGCTCACATCAGATCATCACGATGGAACGGCTGGATGGCATCTCCGGCACGGATATCGTGGCAATGAAAGCCTCCGGGGAAAACCTGGACGAATTCGCCCGACGCGGAGCCAACATGTATCTGGAGATGGTTTTTCGCGATGGTTTCTACCATGCGGATCCGCATCCCGGAAACCTCATGCTGCTGCCCGGCTGCGTGGTGGGAGTGATCGACTGTGGGCAGGTGGGACGCATTGATGATGAGTTGCGCGATGAGGTGGAGACGCTGCTGCTCGCTATCGTAGAACATGATTCCACCCAGGTGACCGAGCAGGTGCTGAGGCTGGGCTCCGTACCGCCGGACTTTAACCGCGAACGGCTGCGCACGGATCTGGATGATTTCATGGCGGATTACGTGGGTCACCCGCTCAGCGAGATCAATGTGGGCCATGCACTGACTTCCCTGATCGAGATCATCCGCCGTTATCACATCACCCTGCCGCCACCGCTGGCGGTGCTGCTGAAGACGATCATTGTGCTGGAGGGAACAAGCCGCCGCTTTAGCCCGGATGTGAGCCTGGCGGAGCTGATGCAGCCCTTCTGCCAGCGCATGATCCTGCGTCGTCTCTCCCCTAAACGCCTGGTTAGGCGGGCCCGCCGCACTTACCGTGACTGGGACCGGCTGCTGAGCTCCCTGCCCCGGGACATGGCGGATCTGCTGGCGCGTTTTCGTGATGGTACGCTAACGGTGCACCTGGATCACCGGCACCTAGATCCGATCATTAACCGGCTGGTGCTGGGAGTGCTCACGGCGGCGATTTTTCTGGGTTCCTCGCAGCTCTGGAGCAGTGAGGCCAAGCCACTGCTGTGGGGGGTGTCCATCTTCGGCGCGCTGGGGTATGTGATCAGCGTTTACCTAGGCTGGCGGTTGATGCGGGCGATCCGAAAATCTGGCAACATCAGCTCCAAGGACTGA
- a CDS encoding fumarate hydratase gives MPTPPFHYQELFELGQDETEYRLLTKEHVSVNEFGGKEVLCVEPQALTLLANQAFHDINFFLRPKHLKQVAAILDDPEASENDRMVALTLLKNADVSSAGLLPFCQDTGTAIIMGKKGQQVWTGSSDEAALSKGVYEAYTENNLRYSQNAPLDMFTEKNTGTNLPAQFDLYATEGDAYKFLFISKGGGSANKSYLYQETRAVLNPKSIVPFLTEKMLSLGTAACPPYHLSFVIGGTSAEATMKHVKLASTKYYDNLPTTGNEHGRAFRDVELEAQMLEAARTCGIGAQFGGKYFALDVRVIRLPRHGASLPIGIGVSCSADRQAKGKITRDGVFIEKLETHPLQYIPEELRHRKDTNAVRIDLNQPMAAIREELSKHPVTTRLLLNGPIVVARDIAHAKLKERLDAGEDLPEYFKEHPVYYAGPAKTPVGMPSGSFGPTTAGRMDSYVDLFQSRGGSMVMIAKGNRGQQVTDACKKHGGFYLGSIGGPAAILAKENIKKVEVVEFPELGMEAIWKIEVQDFPAFILVDDKGTDFFQSVGTGCSVHH, from the coding sequence ATGCCCACCCCTCCCTTTCATTACCAGGAACTGTTTGAACTCGGCCAGGACGAGACTGAATACCGGCTGCTGACGAAGGAGCATGTCAGCGTGAATGAATTCGGCGGGAAGGAAGTCCTGTGTGTGGAGCCGCAGGCGCTGACTTTGCTGGCGAACCAGGCGTTTCATGACATCAATTTTTTCCTGCGGCCGAAGCATCTCAAGCAGGTGGCGGCGATCCTGGACGATCCAGAGGCGAGTGAGAATGACCGCATGGTGGCGCTGACTTTGCTGAAGAATGCGGATGTGTCCTCAGCAGGTCTCCTGCCCTTCTGCCAGGATACAGGCACTGCCATCATCATGGGCAAAAAAGGCCAGCAGGTCTGGACAGGCAGCAGTGATGAAGCGGCCCTTTCTAAAGGGGTGTATGAAGCCTACACGGAGAACAATCTGCGGTATTCTCAGAATGCGCCGCTGGACATGTTTACGGAGAAGAATACGGGCACCAATCTGCCGGCGCAGTTCGACCTGTATGCCACGGAGGGGGATGCGTACAAGTTTCTCTTCATCTCCAAAGGCGGCGGCTCAGCCAACAAGTCCTACCTGTATCAAGAGACACGTGCGGTGCTGAATCCGAAGAGTATCGTGCCTTTCCTGACAGAGAAGATGCTGTCCCTGGGGACGGCGGCCTGCCCGCCTTATCACCTGAGTTTTGTCATTGGCGGCACGTCCGCTGAAGCGACGATGAAACATGTCAAGCTGGCCTCCACCAAGTATTATGACAACCTGCCGACCACGGGCAATGAGCATGGCCGCGCTTTCCGGGATGTCGAGCTGGAAGCCCAGATGCTGGAAGCGGCACGCACCTGCGGCATCGGTGCGCAGTTTGGCGGCAAATACTTCGCCCTGGATGTGCGGGTGATCCGGCTGCCCCGGCATGGTGCATCCCTGCCCATCGGCATCGGAGTGTCCTGTTCCGCTGACCGTCAGGCGAAGGGTAAGATCACTCGCGACGGTGTTTTCATCGAAAAACTGGAGACCCATCCGCTGCAATACATTCCTGAAGAGCTGCGCCACCGCAAAGACACCAACGCGGTACGAATCGACCTCAACCAGCCAATGGCGGCCATCCGGGAGGAACTGAGCAAACATCCGGTGACGACACGGCTGCTGCTCAACGGACCTATCGTGGTGGCCCGCGACATCGCCCATGCCAAGCTGAAGGAGCGCCTGGATGCAGGGGAAGACCTGCCGGAATACTTCAAGGAGCACCCTGTCTATTACGCAGGCCCGGCCAAGACACCGGTCGGGATGCCCAGCGGCAGCTTCGGCCCCACGACAGCAGGTCGCATGGACAGTTATGTGGACCTTTTCCAAAGCCGTGGAGGCAGCATGGTGATGATCGCCAAAGGCAATCGCGGCCAGCAGGTGACGGATGCCTGCAAAAAACACGGTGGTTTTTACCTGGGCAGCATCGGCGGTCCGGCTGCGATCCTGGCCAAGGAGAACATCAAGAAAGTGGAAGTCGTGGAGTTCCCGGAACTGGGCATGGAGGCCATCTGGAAGATCGAGGTCCAGGACTTCCCTGCCTTCATCCTGGTGGATGACAAAGGGACGGACTTCTTTCAGAGCGTGGGCACGGGCTGCTCCGTGCATCATTAA
- a CDS encoding sialate O-acetylesterase — protein sequence MKCFLSVLFLLTSLPVLADVTLPAIFTDGLVLQQKKSVAIWGKAEADENVTITFAGQAKVTQADLDGEWRVLLDPMPANATPADMTVAGKNTITLKDILVGEVWICSGQSNMQWTVSQAANAEQEIPAAQFPQIRMFNVERATAMEPATDVKGSWKEARPANVGQFSAVAYYFGRHLHQVLKVPVGLINTSWGGTRVEAWTSHESLRERPCAAQLLSDWDGIRSSWDAAAENARFETAKAEWQAQVKAINEENAKLAKGEKKKAPAAPRPPDDPNKTPHHPAVLFNAMVAPLIPYTLQGAIWYQGESNQNRAFQYQELLPNMINDWRTRWNDEFSFYIVQLASYGNRLPVTKEAGVADTWAELQEAQYLTAITLPKTGLAVINDIGEENDIHPKNKQEVGRRLALWALTKDYGRSSTIPSGPLFKNSMVEGGQVRIQFDYVGGGLKTRDGGELKHFQIAGEDQKWVWAKAKIEGNEVVVSSPEVPAPVGVRYAWAAWPEGANLINAEGLPASSFRTDEFILSTMGVTSPFQEVMKAGR from the coding sequence ATGAAGTGTTTCCTTTCTGTCTTGTTCCTCCTGACCAGCCTTCCGGTGCTGGCTGATGTCACCCTGCCTGCGATCTTCACGGATGGCCTTGTGCTTCAGCAGAAAAAATCCGTGGCCATCTGGGGAAAAGCCGAGGCGGATGAAAATGTGACGATCACTTTTGCCGGTCAGGCGAAGGTCACACAGGCAGATTTGGATGGGGAATGGCGCGTCTTGCTGGACCCCATGCCAGCGAATGCCACGCCTGCAGACATGACCGTGGCTGGAAAAAATACGATAACCCTGAAGGACATCCTGGTCGGTGAAGTGTGGATCTGCTCCGGCCAGTCGAACATGCAGTGGACGGTCAGCCAGGCGGCCAATGCTGAGCAGGAAATCCCAGCCGCGCAATTTCCGCAGATCCGCATGTTCAATGTGGAGCGTGCGACTGCGATGGAGCCTGCCACGGATGTGAAGGGTAGCTGGAAGGAAGCCAGGCCAGCCAATGTGGGCCAGTTTTCCGCTGTGGCCTATTACTTTGGCCGTCACCTGCACCAGGTACTGAAAGTGCCGGTGGGCCTGATCAACACCTCCTGGGGCGGCACCCGAGTGGAGGCCTGGACCAGCCACGAATCCCTGAGAGAGAGACCTTGCGCGGCCCAGCTCCTCAGTGACTGGGATGGCATTCGCAGTAGTTGGGATGCGGCTGCGGAGAATGCACGTTTTGAAACCGCCAAGGCCGAATGGCAGGCACAGGTGAAGGCGATCAATGAAGAGAATGCGAAACTGGCCAAGGGCGAAAAGAAGAAAGCTCCCGCTGCGCCACGTCCGCCCGATGATCCGAATAAAACCCCGCATCACCCAGCCGTGCTTTTTAATGCGATGGTTGCCCCGCTGATTCCTTATACCCTGCAAGGAGCGATCTGGTATCAGGGCGAGTCTAACCAAAACCGCGCTTTTCAATATCAGGAACTGCTGCCTAACATGATCAATGACTGGCGCACGCGCTGGAATGACGAGTTTAGCTTTTACATTGTGCAACTGGCCAGCTACGGCAACCGGCTGCCGGTGACGAAAGAAGCAGGCGTGGCGGATACCTGGGCGGAGCTTCAGGAGGCCCAGTATTTGACTGCGATCACTTTGCCAAAGACCGGACTCGCGGTCATCAATGACATCGGTGAGGAAAACGACATCCATCCGAAGAACAAACAGGAAGTGGGCCGCCGCCTGGCGCTGTGGGCACTGACCAAAGACTATGGCCGCAGCAGCACCATACCCAGCGGTCCGTTGTTCAAAAACAGCATGGTCGAAGGCGGGCAGGTGCGCATCCAGTTCGACTACGTGGGAGGCGGACTGAAAACCCGCGATGGGGGAGAGCTGAAGCATTTCCAAATCGCCGGAGAAGACCAGAAATGGGTCTGGGCGAAGGCGAAGATCGAAGGCAACGAAGTCGTCGTTTCCAGTCCAGAAGTACCCGCTCCCGTCGGTGTCCGTTATGCCTGGGCAGCCTGGCCGGAAGGTGCCAATCTCATCAATGCTGAAGGTCTGCCCGCCAGTTCCTTCCGCACGGACGAATTTATCCTGAGCACGATGGGTGTGACCTCGCCGTTTCAGGAAGTGATGAAGGCTGGGCGGTGA
- a CDS encoding LysM peptidoglycan-binding domain-containing protein translates to MDSFWVCFVVWLCMTAIPVIGQSLAQATVEPGMEQAVKWRWAPEPSNPAAWGLSLEMQPEPSSMANSTHGVAGKASVSAPNPQGPPEKTLEYVVQKGDSLSLIGRRHGVTVAQIKEFNRMKRDIIVIDQKLRIPSIADIQAMAPVPKPAPKPKVAQKPETKAESVKTKEVAAETKSRLKRPLPSAASSVARVVLMQAYLDRKGFSAGPIDGTDGPLYDAALRSYEAAYPGELRSEMGQIPEALQNMGGAYAEYQLRREDFRWIAPEPPKISATRKSGNSASPEPGITLEQLTAASFLPYRNVWEFVAERYHCSESFLRRINPGLKSSVTVGALFFVPNVHPFEIENALAEPLQPAADPATPVTATIVSNSRLEIRRSGKLVANLPVAVARPGLRGRGTWKILDAIPRPQMVSPGDPVMPASVPQVLPPGPNNPVGFIWINLAKGSDATPLPYGLHGTSIPGYMRRQESIGGFRMTNWNIAFAVRLLPAGTPLTWQ, encoded by the coding sequence ATGGATTCATTTTGGGTCTGCTTCGTGGTCTGGCTTTGCATGACGGCAATACCGGTGATCGGGCAATCCCTCGCTCAAGCGACCGTTGAACCGGGAATGGAGCAGGCCGTGAAATGGCGCTGGGCACCGGAGCCTTCCAATCCTGCTGCATGGGGGCTTTCTTTGGAAATGCAGCCCGAACCTAGCAGCATGGCAAACTCGACTCACGGAGTTGCTGGCAAGGCATCTGTCTCCGCTCCCAACCCGCAGGGACCGCCGGAAAAGACGCTCGAATACGTGGTTCAAAAAGGAGACTCGCTGTCTTTGATTGGCCGACGTCATGGAGTGACGGTGGCTCAGATCAAAGAGTTCAACCGGATGAAGCGTGACATTATCGTGATTGATCAAAAGTTACGCATTCCCAGCATAGCGGACATCCAGGCCATGGCACCTGTGCCCAAACCCGCACCCAAGCCCAAGGTGGCGCAAAAGCCGGAAACCAAAGCAGAATCCGTGAAGACCAAAGAAGTGGCGGCGGAAACCAAATCCCGGCTCAAGCGACCGCTGCCCTCAGCCGCCAGCAGTGTGGCGCGGGTGGTGCTGATGCAGGCGTATCTGGACCGGAAGGGATTCTCTGCGGGACCTATCGATGGGACGGACGGCCCTTTGTACGATGCCGCTCTGCGGTCCTATGAGGCAGCGTATCCAGGTGAACTCCGGTCTGAAATGGGGCAAATACCTGAAGCATTGCAAAACATGGGCGGTGCCTATGCGGAGTATCAATTGCGTCGCGAAGATTTCCGCTGGATCGCACCTGAGCCGCCTAAAATTTCGGCCACCCGCAAATCTGGGAATTCAGCGTCACCGGAGCCTGGCATCACTTTGGAACAACTCACAGCGGCCAGCTTTCTGCCCTATCGAAATGTGTGGGAATTTGTGGCTGAGCGTTATCACTGCTCCGAGTCGTTTCTGCGCCGGATCAACCCGGGCCTGAAATCTTCCGTGACGGTGGGTGCGCTTTTTTTCGTGCCCAATGTGCATCCCTTTGAGATCGAAAATGCCCTGGCGGAACCGTTGCAACCCGCAGCCGACCCTGCGACACCAGTCACTGCGACCATCGTCAGCAATTCGCGGCTGGAGATCCGTCGCAGTGGCAAACTCGTGGCCAACTTGCCTGTCGCGGTCGCCCGCCCAGGACTGCGTGGTCGTGGGACATGGAAGATTCTGGACGCGATTCCGCGTCCCCAAATGGTGAGCCCTGGAGACCCCGTCATGCCTGCCAGTGTACCTCAAGTCCTGCCTCCAGGGCCTAATAACCCCGTGGGATTTATCTGGATCAATCTGGCCAAAGGCAGTGACGCCACTCCCCTGCCCTACGGTCTGCACGGCACCAGCATCCCCGGATACATGCGGCGGCAGGAGAGCATCGGCGGCTTCCGCATGACCAACTGGAACATCGCATTTGCCGTCCGCCTACTGCCTGCGGGCACCCCGCTGACATGGCAGTGA
- a CDS encoding beta strand repeat-containing protein yields MIFRTSLFLALLCTHLSLNAATLTWDGNISTGGLQDGTGNWDTTVTDRWYNAASVPPGYQAWNNANGDTAVFGVGSGAAGTVTLTTAITAGGLTFNTPGSGTYVLSGNTLTLAGTPIIAANAAVDIKSILAGTAGFTKNGTGNLTLSGADGNTLTGKITVSGGTLTTAKSVNVDAINDDIEVTTGGTFVWGANNQIDDAADVIISGGTITFGSRNETIGSYTQTSGGMSSNNNSGIIDIKGTLAISGGNTLTINSRGQWSAHTVDFTGYVGASSTTAVLVLGSDNASTVTRLSVGEGGLKLSGQILKLNRTANSTFKGSELLLGGNVTATGVNSITYNEAVTLGAAAVNQVNMGNATRTWTINGDDTSITTVELAIVGAGGLTKAGTGTLVLGGIDHNTYAGVTTVSAGRLTMKKSAGFNATGDILVNGGTLSWGNSDQIPDTATITVTSGPMFMLGRFNEVFANYVQTGGTGFASGSNNAGVVEITGTATLSGGGTLTVNSGGTMTINQLNATGFSGTLLNIGGNNTSRVTSLTIGPGGMTLSGQNITIAKGPDNNSATLGSELILKGTLTATGNNNFNLTSGSYGVAQINLGTGQRTFAINSGTTTTNLPMVGSGGVIKTGAGILQFNVASTYTGKTTVSGGSLTLAETGSIASSNWIQVDAGAVFNVGSLTSGFTYAPTSGTKIISGSGSITGDLHIGGVAQLRPGTTSDNLDISTAGDGIGTLSISGDLSFDADAPTTVAQLQILNASAADKITIGGDLKLTADTFLSVTFDDDYVPMKDHSWTLIDWAGLLDDTGFLLGTNNRTGRDLDNNEGNLNLPDLTEWGLLWDIGAINDGGSLVVTIVPEPSRALLLGLGFFWLGWRRRR; encoded by the coding sequence GTGATTTTTAGGACATCCCTTTTCCTGGCTCTGCTATGCACCCATCTCTCGCTCAATGCTGCCACCCTGACGTGGGATGGCAATATATCCACTGGTGGGCTTCAAGACGGAACCGGGAACTGGGATACGACAGTGACCGACCGCTGGTACAACGCTGCGAGTGTGCCACCGGGGTATCAGGCCTGGAATAATGCGAATGGGGATACTGCTGTCTTTGGCGTGGGCAGCGGAGCGGCGGGAACCGTCACGCTGACAACGGCGATCACGGCAGGAGGGCTGACCTTTAACACGCCGGGGTCCGGGACGTATGTGCTGAGTGGGAATACGCTCACACTCGCAGGCACACCTATCATCGCGGCGAATGCGGCGGTGGATATCAAGTCCATCCTGGCGGGTACTGCCGGATTTACTAAAAACGGTACGGGAAACCTGACTTTGAGCGGTGCGGATGGGAATACGCTGACAGGCAAGATCACGGTCTCTGGAGGAACGCTGACGACAGCTAAAAGCGTGAATGTTGATGCGATCAATGACGATATCGAGGTGACGACCGGTGGGACTTTTGTGTGGGGAGCGAATAACCAAATCGATGACGCAGCCGATGTGATTATTTCAGGAGGGACCATTACCTTTGGCAGCCGGAATGAGACCATCGGCAGCTATACCCAGACCTCTGGAGGCATGTCTTCTAACAACAACTCTGGAATAATAGACATCAAAGGAACGCTGGCTATCTCCGGCGGGAATACGCTCACCATTAACAGCCGTGGGCAGTGGTCTGCGCATACGGTGGATTTTACAGGGTATGTAGGTGCCAGTTCGACGACTGCGGTGCTTGTTCTCGGGTCTGACAATGCGAGCACGGTCACCCGACTGAGCGTGGGGGAAGGCGGACTGAAGCTGAGCGGGCAAATTTTGAAACTGAACCGCACCGCCAATTCGACTTTTAAAGGCTCTGAACTGCTGCTAGGAGGCAACGTCACCGCGACAGGAGTCAATTCCATCACCTATAACGAGGCTGTCACGCTGGGAGCTGCTGCGGTCAACCAAGTGAACATGGGTAATGCCACGCGCACCTGGACGATCAACGGTGATGATACGAGCATCACGACCGTGGAGTTGGCGATTGTGGGGGCAGGCGGGTTGACAAAGGCAGGCACAGGCACGCTTGTACTAGGGGGCATTGATCACAATACTTATGCCGGAGTGACCACAGTCAGCGCGGGCAGGCTGACGATGAAAAAAAGTGCGGGTTTCAATGCCACAGGAGACATTCTGGTGAACGGAGGTACGCTGAGTTGGGGAAATTCTGATCAGATTCCAGACACAGCGACGATCACTGTCACCTCCGGGCCGATGTTTATGTTAGGCCGATTCAATGAAGTCTTTGCCAACTATGTACAGACTGGCGGGACAGGTTTTGCCTCAGGCTCCAACAATGCCGGGGTGGTCGAGATCACGGGGACAGCGACGCTGTCAGGAGGGGGAACGCTGACGGTCAACAGTGGTGGGACGATGACGATCAACCAACTGAATGCGACGGGGTTTTCGGGAACGCTGCTGAACATCGGGGGCAACAATACCAGCCGGGTTACTTCTCTCACCATCGGTCCGGGCGGCATGACTTTGAGTGGCCAGAACATCACCATCGCCAAAGGACCCGATAATAACAGCGCTACACTCGGTAGTGAACTTATTCTCAAGGGGACCCTTACCGCCACGGGGAACAACAATTTTAACCTGACATCAGGCAGTTACGGAGTGGCGCAAATCAATCTGGGAACGGGGCAGAGAACCTTTGCCATCAATAGCGGCACGACCACCACCAATCTGCCGATGGTGGGCAGTGGCGGTGTTATTAAAACCGGTGCCGGTATACTCCAGTTCAATGTGGCCAGCACCTATACAGGCAAGACGACGGTGAGCGGGGGAAGCCTGACGCTGGCTGAGACGGGCAGCATCGCCAGCAGCAACTGGATCCAGGTGGATGCAGGGGCGGTTTTTAATGTGGGAAGCCTTACGTCGGGTTTTACTTATGCGCCCACCAGCGGAACAAAGATCATCAGCGGCAGCGGTAGCATTACGGGGGATCTCCACATCGGCGGGGTAGCGCAACTGAGGCCGGGCACGACTTCTGACAATCTAGACATCTCCACGGCAGGGGATGGCATCGGCACCCTGAGCATCAGCGGGGATTTATCCTTTGATGCGGATGCTCCGACGACGGTGGCACAGTTGCAGATCCTTAATGCAAGCGCGGCGGACAAGATCACGATTGGCGGGGATCTGAAGCTGACAGCCGACACTTTCCTTTCGGTCACTTTTGATGATGACTATGTGCCGATGAAGGATCATTCCTGGACATTGATTGACTGGGCAGGGCTTCTGGATGACACGGGTTTCCTGCTGGGTACCAACAACCGCACAGGCCGGGATCTGGATAACAATGAGGGTAATTTAAATCTGCCTGATCTGACTGAATGGGGACTGCTATGGGATATCGGAGCCATCAATGATGGAGGCTCCCTGGTTGTGACCATCGTGCCGGAGCCGAGCCGGGCGCTGCTTCTGGGGCTGGGTTTCTTTTGGCTGGGATGGCGGCGGCGGCGATAG
- a CDS encoding zinc ribbon domain-containing protein encodes MLPEITQLLKLQERDQRIRALQKELKDIPKNEAMAKMQLAGDQAAVEAASMRAKETEVKIKSVELDIATRQNSIKRLHDQQFETRKNDEFQALGHEIKRYETDVHALEDTELEHMEVLEGAKAVLKEAQAKLAITQGRVNEDLKSLAIRAEGVKARLAAEEAERSALATPVETPVLDLYNRLFTKKGDSAVVALLNGICAGCHMKVVMGTIQQLRSGETLTQCESCGRILYLVE; translated from the coding sequence ATGCTTCCAGAAATCACCCAACTCCTCAAACTCCAGGAACGAGACCAGCGCATCCGCGCCCTTCAGAAAGAACTCAAGGACATCCCCAAAAACGAGGCGATGGCCAAAATGCAGCTCGCCGGGGATCAGGCCGCCGTGGAGGCCGCCAGCATGCGCGCCAAGGAGACCGAAGTGAAAATCAAGAGCGTGGAGCTGGACATCGCCACCCGCCAAAACTCCATCAAACGTCTCCACGACCAGCAGTTTGAAACTCGCAAAAACGATGAATTTCAGGCTCTGGGGCATGAAATCAAACGCTACGAAACCGACGTCCACGCCCTGGAAGATACCGAGCTGGAGCACATGGAAGTCCTCGAAGGCGCTAAGGCGGTGCTCAAGGAAGCCCAGGCCAAACTCGCCATCACCCAGGGGCGCGTGAATGAAGACCTGAAATCCCTCGCCATCCGCGCCGAAGGAGTGAAGGCCCGCCTCGCCGCCGAAGAGGCCGAGCGCAGCGCCCTCGCCACTCCTGTGGAAACCCCCGTGCTGGATCTCTACAACCGCCTCTTCACCAAAAAGGGCGATTCCGCCGTCGTGGCCCTGCTCAATGGCATCTGCGCAGGCTGCCACATGAAGGTCGTCATGGGCACCATCCAGCAGCTCCGCTCCGGTGAAACGCTCACCCAATGTGAAAGCTGCGGGCGCATTCTTTATTTGGTGGAATAG